One stretch of Prosthecobacter dejongeii DNA includes these proteins:
- a CDS encoding Uma2 family endonuclease yields the protein MSTVVSKARSKGATAAKINGRMITSEEFLDWLEPGTLADLIGGQVFMHSPVNLRHASLVNFLDRLLAAYLEEADVGGVLHRETVAVRLSARETFMPDLGYFTASQVSRMGSTHAAFAPLFVVEALSPSTAKRDLGMKFAAYELHDVQEYWVLDPDKLAHRFFRRAGDLLEEFALDSDKISSTSIAGFWVKRTWLDPDKIPKVSACLKEILRSSKRH from the coding sequence ATGTCCACCGTCGTTTCCAAAGCACGCTCCAAGGGGGCTACCGCTGCGAAGATCAACGGACGGATGATCACTTCCGAAGAATTTCTGGACTGGCTAGAGCCTGGCACTCTAGCTGATTTGATTGGAGGCCAAGTTTTTATGCATTCGCCTGTCAATTTGCGTCACGCCAGTCTGGTGAATTTTTTAGACCGTCTCCTGGCGGCATATTTGGAAGAAGCCGATGTAGGCGGAGTTCTTCATCGAGAAACCGTCGCTGTGCGCTTAAGTGCGCGAGAAACCTTCATGCCGGACCTGGGATATTTCACCGCGTCTCAGGTTTCTCGCATGGGTAGCACGCATGCCGCCTTTGCTCCCTTGTTTGTGGTGGAAGCCCTATCCCCCTCCACCGCGAAACGAGATTTGGGCATGAAATTTGCCGCTTATGAGCTGCATGACGTTCAAGAATATTGGGTACTGGACCCAGACAAACTGGCGCACCGATTCTTCCGCCGTGCTGGGGATCTGCTGGAGGAATTCGCGCTCGATTCGGACAAGATCAGCAGCACCAGCATCGCTGGATTTTGGGTCAAACGAACTTGGTTGGATCCCGATAAAATCCCCAAAGTGAGCGCCTGTCTCAAAGAGATTCTGCGAAGTTCCAAGCGGCATTGA